Genomic DNA from Salvelinus sp. IW2-2015 unplaced genomic scaffold, ASM291031v2 Un_scaffold1378, whole genome shotgun sequence:
CGACACAATAATCACAGTTTATGAGGCACATGTGTTCTGAAAAGTGTGTTTCTTCCAAACATGGTGTCAGATCTCAACTCACTATTCATATCCATTCATATACAACACCAGTACCTCCTTTTCTTTGGAGAAAATCAACACCCATCATTAAATGTACTGACTTCAATTGTGCCTAATTTGTGGTCCAATGTTACAAAACAGACCACTCATGTTGTTTTCAAACTGCTTGAAATGATACTTAGAAGACATGGCTGAGCACAGGAAAGGGGAATCTGACTCAGTTCTCAATTGTCATTGAAGAACATAACAAGGTAAATCACCTCTCAGTCAGTGGATGGAATACTCAGGGCCATTGGAGACGACAACAAGGTAAATCACCTCTCAGTCAGTGGATGGAATACTTCAGGCCATTGGAGACGACAACAAGGTAAATCACCTCTCAGTCAGTGGATGGAATACTCAGGGCCATTGGAGACGACAACAAGGTAAATCACCTCTCAGTCAGTGGATGGAATACTCAGGGCCATTGGAGACGACAACAAGGTAAATCACCTCTCAGTCAGTGGATGGAATACTCAGGGCCATGGAGACGACAACAAGGTAAATCACCTCTCAGTCAGTGGATGGAATACTCAGGGCCATTGGAGACACAACAAGGTAAATCACCTCTCAGTCAGTGATGAATACTCAGGGCCATTGGAGACGACAACCAAGGTAAATCACCTCTCAGTCAGTGGATGGAATACTCAGGGCCATTGGAGACGACAACAAAACATAAGTCTGTCTTTTAGTTGAAATGGACTTGTTCTATAAAAAGAGKTAAGATACATGGCATCCCTCTACATGcttatatatacacattatacaacgggtgggtctaatcctgaatgctgattggttaaaaccgcattccagccggtgtctattccacaagttaccaccggctaaatctatgatgttaaaatgcctatttactctgttccatatGACTGTGAAAACCACTGTCTCATCatcccagccaagcaatttataaacttaatctccactataaaaagcatctagacattatctcacatttcctttagactaacatttagttttcaacagctgagatttgtataaaccttgttgtctgtctttctgacatttgcaacattgtttcaatattcaaattcaatctccagctgttCCATAGTAatcatagtaatgaacatgtcgggagtcgggacaagacagacaggcagcgtttctcaacaagtcaaaatcatgaatcatctGGTattatttttatggatatatacaaagaaatgtaaattgaaaaaaggtcaaatgaaacgaagtgcagctagtttgcagtgtttccagcttcagtttgaagtgattgtgttgctgtgttgttggttAGCCTCTCTGAACAACACTGTCCTGACAAGTGAGCACATTTTGTCTGCCAGGAAAAATCgagcctcattagctcattgttatggatttaATTTATCCAAATAAATATCTCTAgaaaacagctaaaacaaatgcaaatgcaactAAATTGCTGTTATTCTAGCTGTAAGTTAGCCTTAGTTGGCTAActagaaagaaagggagaagaacgttgccagccagtatggaaacggaacatttagaacaaatgactgggtcgcatccataaacacagaacaaaaagactgaaggaCTGTGTGTCGCGTCTCTACTgtagcaaccgaaccgatagaacgaacgacaaGGCggctagatttgtgtcgggactatatcttgtggaaggatgtaatagtatgaataaattaatcaaaatacagTTTTTTWatgaaaatatgtcaatcattatttgaatatgttggtaacacattgtataaaagtgatgccctcgaagccggtgtttggaggatatagtgCCACGGTCTGCCTGTCCTCGACTTCGTCTCAGMCCTAACaacaaccgtgccaatatatcctccaaaaacCCTTGGCTCGTTATCACTTCATTCTGATGTTCTGAAGTGGTTGGACCTTTGTGCATGAACATGTGACGACTCTCTCTGCCTCATCAATTGTTCTATTGATGTCGTGACATACTCCTCTGTGGGTTGCTAAGGTTACTGTCCTGGCTTGAGAAACACTCATCCTTCATTATTACAGCTCTTTAGATGTGGGGATGACATATGTACAATGTAAAGGAACAGGTGATGTAATGTAACTATAGAGACATCGTTAAGAAGAGATGWCTGACAGTTTGAGATAGAACACTTTCACTCTTCAGTAACTCCAAAATAACAGCATGGTGATCAAACACATCAGAGCAACGTGGGATTTTCCCACaatgagagaggtgggggagagagagagaaatagaaagaaagaGGCTTTTATCAGTCTTAATATACAAATGTCAAAAAAGTTGAGTTTGAGAGTTTGTTTAGTCTCTAGTGTTACAGCATGTTCAGAAAAGAGAGTGCTGCAATTCCACCTCCCGGCCAATAGAGGGAGGGATTACACCTGGAACTCAAACATGTCTGTCTGCTTCTTGGCCAGCTTTGCCACCTCCTGGCGGATGGCCTGGACCAGGGCGGATGTGGAGAGACTGCTGAGTGGGACTCTGTCTCTGGGCTCCCCCGCATCGGGCAGGCTCTGCTGGGACGCGGCGGTGGTCGGGGTGGGGGGTGGCTCCATGGCCTGGCCGTAGTGTAGGGGGAGTCTGGGGGAYCTGCCTTGAGGGTAGCGGGGATGAGGGAAGGCCTCCACGTACCCTGGGAGAGCCACCTGGAAGAGAGGGTAGACCAGGCGTCACCAAAACAACCACACAGGGTTTGAAACCCAACAACATGATAGGAAATACAGCTGatgctttgttttttgttgtttttcaaattcaaaaGGTATTATCCTTATWGGATCAGTTTGCTGGGTGAACATTMTCTCTCTTCCACATGTATTACACATATATTCAAATGGCTGAAAACAAGGGAAAATATACACAAGTACACTTGGACGAAACTCACacgataaaataaattaaaatattcAAATATCTGTGACTTTTAAAAATGGACTTTCGATTCAAACCAAGCATTTGAACWCCACTTATGGGTTACTTTAGAATGTGGACATGAGATGTGCATGACTGTCTGACTCTACACAAAACTAATCAAAGAAAGAtccaaaagaaaaaagagaagaggtGTTCATTTAGGAAATGTGCTCAACTACCCCGGTATTTTGCTGTGTCCACTCAACGCCAGTCACACATTCAGTTCAGCAAATGGTTTCTAAATGACACTGGTTCTGCAAAAAGACACTGCGTGAAGGCATCTGGTTgaaacaggcagacaaacaggGATAAAAAGAACATTCCATACAGAAGAGGAAAGGCCAGTGAGGAAAGGGGAGGTCACATGGTCAATAACAGTGACAGATGGGGACATGGAACCCATTTCATgtttaacagacagacagagacagagagagtattgTATAATAGAAAATTAGGAACCAAATTTTGCTTAGTGGTAGATGAGGAATGAGCTCACTGTCAATCCCTGATAAGGCTCTCTGCAGAGGCTGTCATGAAAATGTCTTCATATTCACTGATGAGTCACATTTTGGTGTCTTACAAACATCCAGGAAAACACATTGAGCTCTGTAACTTATCTTTCCATTAGTTTKCATAACAACTCTAAGACCTGGGGCAGGATAGGGCTTtcccttgtgtgtggtgtggttgtggctCGAGGTAGAACATATTCCACCCCCATCCTAACTTTACCATAAGGTAACGTGTCTGATCCAGGATCAGTGGTGTTAGCAATttatgttactcttcaataacacaaaccccaaagcaaatcagggggaggaaaataggtttattcaaagaggacaaatcatagatgttatgctgagaggtagatgGTRattctcccctgtcctcagtgatactctgtcagtgattctctccagtggttctctcgccagaacaaagggacagcatgtagttttataacccagccctagcctgtggttgaccaattagaattccttgcaataaaactagccaatggccaaataacaagtatcctatttcagaagacatattcctcccatgtctctgagtCTCGGAACCATTGAGCAATAATTCCCTATAACAGaaaaaacacatatttccctTCATCATTATTACTCTATTGACTTCTCGTCCTTTTGacctctcatcctctgtctctgcgttgtgtattaaTCTTTGACCTATTCTTACAGTGGGTAGCACTTCTACCTACGCGGTAAGTGTGGAGAGTAGGGGGGTTCTTACAGAGTCAGCCCCTGGGGGGCACGTCCTCAGGCTCGGGGGGTAGGACATCCAGGATGGGCTGTTGGTAGGAGGACGGGGGCGTGGAGGCAAAGTACTCAGATAACCCGACCGCGAGGCTGGGATGGCGTACACCGCTGTGATGGGGTTTCCTGTGGGGGGGTTAGGAGGTCGTTATGCAGGGGAAATACTAAATGACAACTGCCATTACTAGAAGAAGAATGAAGTTGTTCTACAATTGTGACAAACAACAAAgttaacctaaacctaaacctaaatcctaactcctaacctaaaCTCCTAACCCAAACTCCTAACCCAAACTCCTAACCCAAACTCCTAACCCAAACTCCTTACCCAAACTCCTTACCCAAACTCCTTACCCAAACTCCTAACCCAAACTCCTTACCCAAAACCCTTACCCAAACTCCAAACCCAAATCCTAACCAAACTCCTTACCAAACCCCTAACCCAAACTCCTTACCCAAACTCCTTACCCAAACTCCTTACCCAAACCCCTAACCCAAACTCCTTACCCAAACTCCTTACCCAAACTCCTACCCAAACTCCTTACCCAAACTCCTTACCCCAAAACTCCTTACCCAAACTCCTTACCCAAACTCCTAACCCAAACTCCTTACCCAAACTCCTTACCCAAACTCCTTACCCAAACTCCTAACCTAGACCCCGCGCAAggataatacaatttaaaaaaaacagacaaacaggttCTGACCTGAGTAGGTGGACACCGGCTGTTCTGCTGTGACTGAGGGGAGTGCTGCTCTGGAGAGGGGACTGAAGGGAGTGCTGCTCTGGAGAGGGGACTGAAGGGAGTGCTGCTCTGGAGAGGGGGACTGAGGGGAGTGCTGCTCTGGAGAGGGGACTGAAGGGAGTGCTGCTCTGGAGAGGGGACTGAGGGGAGTGCTGCTCTGGAGAGGGGGACTGAAGGCAGTGCTGCTCTGGAGAGGGGGACTGAAGGGAGTGCTGCTCTGGAGAGGGGGACTGAAGGCAGTGCTGCTCTGGAGAGGGGGACTGAAGGGAGTGCTGCTCTGGAGAGGGGGACTGAAGGGAGTGCTGCTCTGGAGAGGGGGACTGAAGGGAGTGctgctctggagagagagacatagggggCGCTGCTGTCATTATGCTGGTCTGCATGTCCGTCATGTTGGTCCCAGACTCTGAGATCTGGCCTTGGACCTCAGGTCAGGCGATGagctgagtcagagagagagataacgctCACATCGCAAAAtcaacattcacatgcaacacataTTCTTCACCACAAGAGGACACTGGTGCTCCAGAATAAGACCCACAGTAACACTGGATTCTCTTGCTATTCATGTCATCTTCCTCTGCACTGATTCTGCTTTCAAATGTGCAGTATACACGACTGAGATCAGTCTGGCCACACTGCATTTACCTGGTGAATATTACCATGTGAATGTTGGGGATTTAGTGATTCATTGGTGGGGTGAGAGTGCGGTATTGCGGCTTTGATTCATTTGAGGAAAGGTGAGAATAGTGtcatggggctgtgtgtgtgtgtgtgtggtgtgtgtgtgtgtgtgtgtgtgtgtgtgtgtgtgtgtgtgtgtgtgtgtgtgtgtgtgtgtgtgtgtgtgtgtgtgtgtgttgttgtgtgtgtgtgtgtgtgtgtgtgtgttgtgtgtgtgtgtgtgtgtgtgctggccgTACCGTCTTAGAGAGGTCCCAGGAGGGGGGCCGGTGCGAGGGGGAatagggggtggaggagaggtcaTAACCTATCAGGAAGCTGGGTGAACCTAAAGGCCTGGAAGAACACAAGTCAACACACACATGAATAATATACTGTGGGTTGATGTTTTCTGATAGGAGAAAGTGTCTACTTGTTAAGGTTTACTCAACTACAACCAGTACAGTAGTCATTTTGACCTAACATAACCTTATCCTCCCAGCCCTCACCGGTCTGGGGAGGCTGCACTGATACATCTCTGCTCCGTAAGCCGGCACCCACTGCAGCCCTCCTCCCCGGCCACGGCTCATGGTTCCCGGGGCACTGGTCACCACGTCAGAGTAGGGCAGGGGTGGAGGTCCGGGCTGTAGTGGCCGTGGTGGTAACCGTGGTGGGGTGGGGATGATGGGAGTGGTGTGGCGTCCGGCTGTGGAGGAGTGTCCCCCTGAGGCCAGGCTGAAGGCCTCCTCCAAGAGGAGGTGCATCTGCTGGCGTACCTCGTCAATGGACGGCTGGGAGCTCAACGTGGAGGTCTCTGAGTGACCTTTGACCCCTTGGGGCAGACATAACCCCCCGCGGGCCAATCAGACGATCCACGTTGGTCTCCTCAATCAGCTCCGGTTCAGTCTGAAACACAGAGAAAAAGAAGGGAATTGGTTACACACTCACACTTAACACACACattgcacaggaggttggtggcaccttaattgggaggacgggcttgtggtaatgactggagcaagaatcagtggaatggtatcaaacacatgaaacacaTGGCTCCATTGGc
This window encodes:
- the LOC112070606 gene encoding putative uncharacterized protein DDB_G0290521 — protein: MTDMQTSIMTAAPPMSLSPEQHSLQSPSPEQHSLQSPSPEQHSLQSPSPEQHCLQSPSPEQHSLQSPSPEQHCLQSPSPEQHSPQSPLQSSTPFSPLSRAALPSVPLSRAALPSVPSPEQHSLQSPLQSSTPLSHSRTAGVHLLRKPHHSGVRHPSLAVGLSEYFASTPPSSYQQPILDVLPPEPEDVPPRG